Proteins co-encoded in one Arachis hypogaea cultivar Tifrunner chromosome 13, arahy.Tifrunner.gnm2.J5K5, whole genome shotgun sequence genomic window:
- the LOC140177730 gene encoding uncharacterized protein encodes MGNQVSLQAWVEDMLKVLDRDPRGFFCTCLHAIWKARNALVFEYKHIDLAELVELAKKNFVDYGLAISAATLGTTISSRENKGGNSSWLAPPNSLKINTDAALVANKMAGAGAVVRDSDGIILAAATWRIDSSVEPHEVEAQACFLGMQLEKDCCFLDIVLECDNSEVILARKNARVGDNYFGSCIADCFSLISSFRSVSFLHVKRERNRVPHTLANLALTSPNLLGKHS; translated from the coding sequence ATGGGGAACCAGGTGAGTCTTCAAGCATGGGTTGAAGATATGCTAAAGGTTCTAGATAGAGACCCAAGAGGTTTTTTTTGCACGTGTTTGCATGCTATCTGGAAAGCTAGAAATGCCTTAGTTTTTGAGTATAAACACATTGATTTGGCCGAGTTAGTAGAGCTAGCAAAAAAGAATTTTGTAGATTATGGCCTGGCTATTTCAGCTGCAACTCTTGGAACCACAATCTCAAGTAGAGAAAATAAGGGCGGAAACTCCTCGTGGTTGGCTCCTCCAAATTCTCTGAAGATTAATACAGATGCTGCACTTGTGGCAAACAAGATGGCTGGTGCAGGGGCTGTGGTCAGGGATTCGGATGGTATCATTCTTGCTGCAGCAACTTGGAGAATCGATTCGAGTGTGGAACCTCATGAAGTCGAAGCTCAAGCTTGTTTTTTAGGTATGCAATTAGAGAAAGACTGCTGTTTTTTGGatattgtgcttgaatgtgataACTCTGAAGTGATTCTAGCTCGAAAGAATGCAAGGGTGGGGGACAATTATTTTGGTTCTTGTATAGCTGATTGTTTCAGCTTGATTAGCAGCTTTAGATCAGTGAGTTTTTTGCatgtaaagagagagagaaatagagtGCCACATACTTTAGCTAACCTTGCTCTTACCAGTCCTAATTTGTTAGGAAAGCACTCTTAA
- the LOC112733390 gene encoding L-type lectin-domain containing receptor kinase IX.1 — translation MGSTLINNTTTVIRQRQRRIAINSFDPNNKDIVYEQSASPVTPSIQLTRNRQDATQGSSTGRATYYQPMHLWDKASRNLTHFTTHFSFIIDSQNRTNYADGFAFFLAPNGSKLPNAGGGTLGLVPNNQTLNATENPFVAVEFDIFSNVEWDPPAEHVGIDINSMRSAANVTWFAADSIKQGKLNQAWISYDATSLNLSVTFTGSSNGTTLLQHLSAIVDLRTYLPEYVTFGFSGATGTSFAIHQILSWDFNSTLQELQVIANPPAMTPSYPPVVTEKKKGANNTGLAVGLAMGGVVVVLGLGLVSFKLWKKGSDDEEEDDQDFEEHMGDDFGRGTGPKRYSYAELARAADNFKDENELGQGGFGGVYRGYLKDINSYVAIKRISEHSHQGIKEFASEVKIISRLRHRNLVQLIGWCPKRKKLLLVYEYMPNGSLDVHLFNKQNLLRWTVRYNIARGLAAALLYLHEEWEQCVVHRDIKSSNIMLDSEFNAKLGDFGLARLVDHAKGAQTTALAGTLGYMAPECNTTFRATKESDVYSFGVVALEIACGRKPIKYNAPEREINIVEWVWGLYGSGRILEAADERLDGDFVEEQMKCLMVVGLWCAHPDHRSRPSMRQAIQVLNFEAPLPTLPLSLPVPTYVHSSSNLAPFSIDNSSGDVQYQTMSSTSNSNTTSSGVTTTSDDVSPSKSLLHSRQHTLMK, via the exons ATGGGATCCACGTTGATTAATAATACTACAACCGTTATTCGTCAACGTCAACGCCGTATAGCTATTAACAG TTTTGATCCCAACAACAAGGACATAGTGTATGAGCAATCTGCATCACCAGTGACACCATCAATCCAACTCACAAGAAACCGGCAAGACGCTACCCAGGGTAGCAGCACTGGTCGTGCCACTTACTACCAACCCATGCACCTGTGGGACAAAGCTTCAAGGAATCTCACACACTTCACAACCCATTTCTCCTTCATCATTGATTCCCAGAATCGAACTAACTATGCAGATGGCTTCGCATTCTTTCTTGCCCCTAACGGCTCGAAGCTCCCGAATGCGGGGGGAGGCACCTTGGGTCTCGTACCGAATAACCAGACACTCAACGCAACTGAAAACCCCTTTGTGGCTGTGGAGTTTGATATCTTCTCAAATGTTGAATGGGATCCACCAGCAGAACATGTCGGCATTGACATCAACTCAATGAGGTCTGCAGCTAACGTCACATGGTTCGCTGCGGATAGCATCAAGCAAGGGAAGCTCAATCAGGCTTGGATCAGTTACGATGCTACTTCCCTCAATCTGAGTGTCACCTTCACTGGCTCTAGCAATGGCACCACACTGCTGCAACATCTATCTGCCATAGTGGACTTGAGAACTTATCTTCCGGAATATGTTACCTTTGGGTTCTCAGGTGCCACGGGAACTTCATTTGCTATACATCAAATTCTTTCATGGGATTTCAACTCGACTTTGCAAGAACTACAAGTCATTGCAAATCCCCCAGCAATGACTCCAAGCTACCCACCTGTAGTTACCGAAAAGAAGAAAGGGGCCAACAACACAGGACTAGCAGTGGGATTGGCTATGGGCGGGGTGGTTGTGGTTTTGGGTTTGGGCTTGGTTTCGTTTAAATTGTGGAAGAAAGGAAGTGATGATGAAGAGGAAGATGATCAAGATTTTGAGGAGCATATGGGGGACGATTTTGGAAGGGGAACCGGGCCTAAGAGGTATTCATATGCTGAATTAGCACGTGCAGCGGATAATTTCAAAGATGAGAACGAGCTTGGTCAGGGTGGATTTGGAGGTGTCTATAGAGGGTACCTTAAAGATATCAACTCGTACGTTGCTATCAAGAGGATATCAGAACATTCTCATCAAGGAATAAAGGAATTCGCGTCGGAAGTAAAGATCATTAGCCGGCTTAGGCACCGAAATCTTGTCCAACTGATTGGTTGGTGTCCGAAAAGGAAGAAGCTCTTGCTTGTATATGAGTACATGCCTAATGGAAGCTTAGATGTTCATCTTTTCAACAAGCAGAATCTGCTGAGATGGACAGTTAGATACAACATAGCTCGAGGCTTGGCGGCCGCACTGCTATACTTGCACGAAGAATGGGAACAATGTGTTGTGCATAGGGACATCAAATCAAGCAACATCATGCTGGATTCAGAGTTCAATGCCAAACTTGGGGATTTTGGGCTAGCAAGGCTTGTTGACCATGCAAAAGGCGCGCAAACCACGGCTCTAGCCGGTACTCTGGGCTACATGGCTCCCGAATGCAATACCACATTCAGGGCTACTAAAGAATCAGATGTGTACAGTTTTGGAGTTGTGGCATTGGAGATAGCGTGTGGAAGGAAACCCATCAAATATAATGCTCCGGAAAGGGAAATCAATATTGTAGAATGGGTGTGGGGTCTCtatggaagtggaagaattctTGAAGCAGCGGATGAAAGGCTAGATGGAGATTTTGTGGAGGAACAAATGAAATGCTTGATGGTTGTTGGGCTGTGGTGTGCTCACCCTGATCATAGAAGCAGGCCTTCAATGAGGCAAGCAATTCAAGTGCTTAACTTTGAAGCTCCATTACCCACTCTTCCATTGAGTTTGCCTGTCCCTACCTATGTTCACTCGTCTTCTAATTTAGCTCCATTCAGCATAGACAATTCTTCAGGGGATGTCCAATACCAGACCATGAGCTCCACCTCAAACTCAAACACAACCTCCTCCGGTGTCACCACAACTTCTGATGATGTATCTCCCTCTAAGTCACTTCTACACTCGCGGCAACATACATTAATGAAGTAA
- the LOC112733391 gene encoding probable cinnamyl alcohol dehydrogenase 1, which yields MSAEGANKDCLAWAARDSSGVLSPYKFSRRDLGNDDVHIKITHCGVCYADVVWTRNKHGDSKYPVVPGHEIAGVVEKVGSSVQRFKVGDHVGVGTYVNSCRDCEYCNDRQEVHCVKGAVYTFNGVDVDGTITKGGYSSYIVVHERYCYVIPKNYPLASAAPLLCAGITVYSPMMRHKMNQPGKSLAVIGLGGLGHMAVKFGKAFGLNVTVISTSVSKKEEALSLLGADKFVVSTDKEQMAALAKSFDFIIDAASGDHPFDPYMALLKISGAMVLVGFPSEVKFSPANLILGMRTISGSVTGGTKETQEMIDFCAANGIHPSIEVVPIEYANQALERMINRDVKYRFVIDIQNSLK from the exons ATGAGTGCTGAAGGAGCCAATAAAGATTGCCTAGCGTGGGCTGCAAGAGATTCATCTGGAGTCCTATCACCTTACAAATTCAGTCGCAG GGATCTTGGGAATGATGATGTTCACATAAAAATTACCCACTGTGGGGTTTGTTATGCTGATGTTGTTTGGACTAGGAATAAACATGGTGATTCCAAATATCCTGTAGTACCTGG ACATGAGATTGCCGGGGTTGTGGAAAAAGTTGGTTCTAGTGTCCAGCGTTTCAAAGTTGGTGACCATGTTGGAGTAGGGACTTATGTCAACTCATGCAGGGATTGTGAGTATTGTAATGacagacaagaagttcattgtgtGAAGGGAGCAGTTTATACCTTCAATGGCGTTGATGTTGATGGAACAATTACAAAAGGAGGATATTCAAGTTACATAGTAGTCCATGAAAG GTACTGTTATGTGATACCTAAGAATTACCCATTGGCTTCAGCTGCTCCCCTGCTATGTGCTGGAATTACTGTTTACAGTCCCATGATGCGCCACAAAATGAATCAACCTGGCAAGTCTCTAGCAGTGATTGGTCTTGGTGGTCTTGGTCATATGGCAGTGAAATTTGGAAAGGCATTCGGGTTGAATGTAACAGTTATCAGCACCAGTGTATCCAAGAAAGAAGAGGCCCTGAGCCTACTCGGTGCAGATAAATTTGTTGTTTCAACTGATAAAGAGCAAATGGCG GCACTGGCCAAGTCTTTTGACTTTATAATTGATGCGGCTTCCGGTGATCATCCGTTTGATCCTTACATGGCACTGTTGAAGATATCTGGTGCTATGGTCCTGGTTGGGTTCCCTAGTGAAGTCAAATTCAGCCCTGCTAACCTTATTCTTG GTATGAGAACCATATCAGGGAGTGTTACTGGTGGCACAAAAGAGACACAAGAGATGATTGACTTCTGCGCCGCAAATGGAATTCACCCAAGCATAGAAGTGGTTCCAATAGAGTATGCAAATCAAGCTCTTGAGAGAATGATAAATAGGGATGTGAAATATCGGTTTGTTATAGATATTCAAAACTCCCTAAAATAG
- the LOC112733393 gene encoding uncharacterized protein isoform X1 has product MSVRIYTCGLCMHHHGLYLFTMHTKEHGSLLIQSLERPMKWLTMVESLFFQNRCSFQGQYANLQSSHGSKLQEISEGSNASDNKPFYNFLEVKDPELGRDAPGSHHGRHKAGRYGLDLSLKL; this is encoded by the exons ATGAGTGTGAGGATCTATACATGCGGCTTGTGTATGCAT CATCATGGGCTGTATCTGTTCACTATGCATACCAAAGAACATGGAAGCCTTTTAATCCAATCCTTGGAGAGACCTATGAAATGGTTAACCATGGTGGAATCACTTTTCTTTCAGAACAG GTGTTCTTTCCAAGGGCAATATGCTAACTTACAATCAAGTCATGGAAGTAAGTTACAAGAAATTTCAGAAG GATCAAATGCATCAGACAATAAgcctttctataacttcttagAAGTTAAGGATCCAGAGTTGGGGAGGGATGCACCTGGATCACATCACGGGCGGCACAAAGCAGGACGCTACGGCCTTGATCTTAGCTTGAAGCTTTGA
- the LOC112733393 gene encoding uncharacterized protein isoform X2, producing MSVRIYTCGLCMHHHGLYLFTMHTKEHGSLLIQSLERPMKWLTMVESLFFQNRCSFQGQYANLQSSHGRSNASDNKPFYNFLEVKDPELGRDAPGSHHGRHKAGRYGLDLSLKL from the exons ATGAGTGTGAGGATCTATACATGCGGCTTGTGTATGCAT CATCATGGGCTGTATCTGTTCACTATGCATACCAAAGAACATGGAAGCCTTTTAATCCAATCCTTGGAGAGACCTATGAAATGGTTAACCATGGTGGAATCACTTTTCTTTCAGAACAG GTGTTCTTTCCAAGGGCAATATGCTAACTTACAATCAAGTCATGGAA GATCAAATGCATCAGACAATAAgcctttctataacttcttagAAGTTAAGGATCCAGAGTTGGGGAGGGATGCACCTGGATCACATCACGGGCGGCACAAAGCAGGACGCTACGGCCTTGATCTTAGCTTGAAGCTTTGA
- the LOC112735408 gene encoding L-type lectin-domain containing receptor kinase IX.1-like has translation MAACDFQCVALLLIIIIPVIANAESLLSFNCTNFTQGHCADELTLQGDASHAQSSNVIELAGSKKNASGFGRVVTKATHLKVNNSRYDFTTNFSFLVFTEDPTYPGDGLAFYIASPKLPIQDHIDGGGLGLAKSYHHLPSGYSFVALEFDTFSNGWDPSGPFPHVGLDLNSVVSSLSETWLVDFSERNKVFNCSIEYNSGTKRLDAFFTASSFNGPVKKQFSFPLDLDEFIQDPVTIGISAAVAEKNYTVGYSLLSWSFSSTLHVPSNAAGSFPYKAHLEKALEIGIGFFLCLFVLVLVLLLILIRRGGKRDPESAFDPMDHEFQTGTGPQRISYDRLVCATDNFQEAKKLGRGGFGAVYKGYFKDTDSYAAVKKISADSKQGLKEYAAEVKIISQLRHRNLVRLTGWCHKKNDFVLIYEYMPNGSLDSFLFHGVGFLSWQVRYNIALGLASALLYLQEGWEKCVLHRDIKSSNIMLDSDFNAKLGDFGLARLVDHEKGSRTTVTAGTLGYMAPEYMKTGKVRKESDIYSFGVVLLEIASGKKVMHHIELEGRVTQVSLVEWVWELYGLRNITAAADPNLCVAFDVQQMECMLVVGLWCAHPDCKCRPSVRQVMKVLNFDASLPILPERMPLLPYLPSTTNELFLTAVSSFSGT, from the coding sequence ATGGCTGCTTGTGATTTCCAGTGCGTTGCATTGCTGCTTATAATAATAATTCCTGTAATTGCAAATGCTGAGAGTCTATTATCTTTTAACTGCACCAACTTCACCCAAGGTCATTGTGCTGATGAACTAACCCTGCAAGGTGATGCTAGTCACGCACAATCTTCTAACGTTATCGAACTCGCAGGAAGCAAAAAGAATGCTTCAGGATTTGGAAGAGTGGTAACAAAGGCAACACATCTTAAGGTAAATAATTCAAGATACGACTTCACCACAAACTTCTCCTTTCTTGTTTTCACAGAGGATCCCACCTATCCTGGAGATGGTTTGGCATTCTACATAGCAAGCCCGAAACTCCCGATCCAAGACCATATAGACGGCGGAGGCCTCGGCCTTGCCAAGTCTTACCACCACCTCCCAAGTGGTTACTCTTTTGTGGCTCTGGAGTTTGACACATTCTCAAATGGATGGGATCCAAGTGGTCCATTCCCGCATGTAGGACTAGATCTCAATTCTGTTGTTTCCAGCCTCTCTGAGACATGGTTGGTAGATTTTTCAGAGAGAAATAAAGTGTTCAATTGTAGTATTGAGTACAACTCTGGAACCAAGCGTCTAGATGCTTTCTTCACTGCAAGCTCCTTCAATGGACCTGTAAAGAAGCAATTTTCGTTTCCTTTGGATCTCGATGAGTTCATACAAGATCCTGTTACTATTGGCATATCAGCTGCAGTTGCAGAAAAAAATTATACGGTGGGATATAGCTTGTTGTCATGGTCATTCAGTTCAACCTTACATGTGCCGAGTAATGCGGCCGGTTCCTTTCCTTACAAGGCACATTTGGAGAAAGCACTAGAAATAGGGATTGGTTTCTTTCTGTGTTTATTTGTTTTGGTATTAGTCCTACTCCTCATTTTGATACGGAGGGGAGGGAAAAGAGATCCTGAATCCGCGTTTGATCCGATGGATCATGAATTCCAAACGGGCACTGGACCACAGAGGATCAGCTATGACAGATTGGTGTGTGCGACGGATAACTTCCAAGAGGCGAAGAAGCTTGGAAGAGGCGGCTTTGGTGCTGTGTATAAAGGATATTTCAAAGATACAGACTCTTATGCTGCTGTAAAGAAGATATCTGCAGATTCAAAGCAGGGATTAAAGGAATATGCAGCTGAAGTGAAGATCATTAGCCAATTGAGACACAGGAATTTGGTGAGACTTACTGGTTGGTGTCACAAGAAGAATGACTTCGTCCTGATATATGAGTACATGCCGAATGGAAGCTTGGATTCTTTTCTTTTCCACGGAGTAGGCTTCTTGTCTTGGCAAGTAAGGTACAACATAGCTTTGGGATTGGCATCGGCATTGCTATATCTGCAAGAAGGGTGGGAAAAGTGTGTGCTTCACAGGGACATTAAATCAAGCAACATAATGTTGGACTCAGATTTCAATGCTAAACTTGGGGATTTTGGATTGGCCAGGCTTGTGGATCATGAGAAAGGTTCAAGGACCACAGTGACTGCTGGCACACTTGGTTACATGGCACCAGAATACATGAAAACAGGAAAAGTTCGAAAGGAATCTGATATATACAGTTTTGGGGTGGTTTTGTTGGAGATAGCAAGTGGCAAAAAGGTTATGCACCACATAGAATTGGAGGGTCGTGTGACTCAAGTTTCATTGGTAGAGTGGGTTTGGGAGCTGTATGGGTTGAGAAACATCACAGCAGCAGCAGATCCAAATCTATGTGTTGCATTTGATGTTCAACAAATGGAATGTATGCTTGTTGTTGGTCTTTGGTGTGCTCATCCAGATTGCAAATGCAGGCCCTCTGTAAGGCAAGTGATGAAAGTGCTTAACTTTGATGCTTCTTTACCCATTCTTCCAGAAAGAATGCCTCTTTTACCCTATCTCCCCTCAACCACAAATGAACTCTTTTTAACTGCTGTTTCTTCGTTTTCTGGTACCTAA
- the LOC112733397 gene encoding L-type lectin-domain containing receptor kinase IX.1-like, with protein sequence MHVANAQIRSFNFNKNFNPAQSPELNPDGDATYSQSFDHIQLTGKTDNAKGLGRITTKPMHLMKNNSEQRYDFTTNFTFVVISNKTYHGEGLAFFIASHMLPIKKHGMNGGGLGLVEPCHPHPDEYSFVAVEFDTKSDPWDPIGPEPHVGIDVNSMISTKHSKWPADFSDITNVYNCSVVYSAGSRRLDVYFTGGSFNGPVPKNLSSHLDLTDYLNDPVTLGISASTQNYTVQFRLLSWSFIAKLSTPSNAGDDNRKREKLKQGLEIGTAWFLSLLVLVLVLDFIRKRGRRKHELDPMDHEFQTGPQRISYNILVSATNNFEEAKKLGKGGFGGVYKGYFKDTDSYAAVKKISADSRQGIKEYAAEVKIISQLRHRNLVRLTGWCHKKNDFILIYEYMPNGSLDSCLFDGVGFLSWQVRYSIALGLASALLYLQEGWEQCVLHRDIKSSNIMLDSDFNAKLGDFGLARLVDHEKGSRTTVTAGTLGYIAPEYMKTGKVGKESDIYSFGVVLLEIACGKKAIHHIEMEGCVTQVSLVEWVWELYGLRSITAAADPNLCVAFDVQQMECMLVVGLWCAHPDCKCRPSIRQVLKVLNFDAPLPILPQRMPILPPYLPLSTNEVFFTAI encoded by the coding sequence atgcaTGTTGCAAATGCTCAGATACGAtcttttaacttcaataaaaactTCAACCCAGCTCAATCTCCTGAACTAAACCCAGATGGAGATGCAACTTACTCACAGTCTTTTGATCATATCCAACTCACAGGAAAAACAGATAATGCCAAGGGATTAGGAAGAATCACAACCAAGCCTATGCATCTTATGAAAAACAATTCAGAACAAAGATATGACTTCACTACCAACTTTACCTTTGTTGTTATCTCAAACAAGACCTACCATGGAGAAGGTTTGGCATTCTTCATAGCAAGCCATATGCTGCCAATTAAGAAACATGGTATGAACGGTGGAGGGCTTGGTCTTGTGGAACCTTGTCACCCTCACCCAGATGAGTACTCTTTTGTGGCTGTGGAGTTTGACACTAAGTCAGATCCTTGGGACCCAATAGGCCCAGAGCCACATGTGGGAATAGATGTCAATTCTATGATTTCCACCAAGCACAGCAAATGGCCTGCAGATTTCTCAGACATAACCAATGTTTACAACTGCAGTGTCGTATACAGCGCCGGAAGCAGGCGTCTCGACGTTTACTTCACCGGAGGATCCTTCAATGGCCCTGTACCAAAAAACCTTTCAAGCCACTTGGATCTCACTGATTACTTAAATGATCCTGTTACTCTTGGCATTTCAGCTTCAACACAGAATTATACTGTTCAATTTAGACTGCTTTCATGGTCATTCATTGCAAAGTTATCGACACCAAGTAATGCTGGTGATGACAACAGAAAACGGGAGAAATTGAAGCAAGGACTAGAAATTGGCACTGCTTGGTTTTTGAGTTTGTTAGTGTTGGTCCTGGTCTTGGATTTCATAcgcaagagaggaagaagaaaacatgaaCTCGATCCTATGGATCATGAATTCCAAACTGGACCTCAGAGGATCAGTTACAACATATTGGTGTCTGCCACAAATAACTTTGAAGAGGCGAAGAAGCTCGGAAAAGGTGGCTTTGGTGGTGTTTATAAAGGATATTTCAAAGATACAGACTCTTATGCTGCTGTAAAGAAGATATCAGCAGATTCAAGGCAAGGGATAAAGGAATATGCAGCTGAAGTGAAGATCATCAGCCAATTGAGACACAGGAATTTGGTTAGACTTACTGGTTGGTGTCACAAGAAGAATGACTTCATCCTGATATATGAGTACATGCCAAATGGAAGCTTGGATTCTTGTCTTTTCGACGGCGTAGGCTTCTTGTCTTGGCAAGTAAGGTACAGCATAGCTTTGGGATTGGCATCAGCATTGCTGTATTTGCAAGAAGGGTGGGAACAATGTGTGCTTCACAGGGACATTAAATCAAGCAACATAATGTTGGACTCAGATTTCAATGCTAAGCTTGGGGATTTTGGATTGGCCAGGCTTGTGGATCATGAGAAAGGTTCAAGGACCACAGTGACTGCTGGCACACTTGGTTACATAGCACCAGAATACATGAAAACAGGAAAAGTTGGGAAGGAATCTGATATATACAGTTTTGGGGTGGTTTTGTTGGAGATAGCATGCGGCAAAAAGGCTATTCATCACATAGAGATGGAGGGTTGTGTGACTCAAGTTTCATTGGTAGAGTGGGTTTGGGAGCTGTATGGGTTGAGAAGCATCACAGCAGCAGCAGATCCAAATCTATGTGTTGCATTTGATGTTCAACAAATGGAATGTATGCTTGTTGTTGGTCTTTGGTGTGCTCATCCAGATTGCAAATGCAGGCCTTCTATAAGGCAAGTGTTGAAGGTTCTTAACTTTGATGCTCCTTTACCTATTCTTCCACAAAGGATGCCTATTCTACCACCCTATCTTCCTCTATCAACAAATGAGGTCTTTTTTACTGCTATATGA
- the LOC112736041 gene encoding L-type lectin-domain containing receptor kinase IX.1-like, with translation MASWHIHVPSLLSIIFFLQMAPFANPLSFNFTSFKDGDVNVEEDAAVVREAIQITLNSMDQNNNYSVGRVTSKSLIQLWDKNSGQLTDFITTFSFVIYSQKSSYGDGMAFFLADPNLPLLHHVTQGGGLGLVDGNRVLNSTQHSFVALEFDTFHNPWDPQGNHVGLNFNSMKSNISKTWLVDIMKWRVYNCSIKYNSTTLNLSVSFTQYTDNSSSEDYVSYKVDLRDHLPEHVIVGFSAATGRLFEVNTLKSWSFSSSLDILENVRNPMTAPAASPTPSPDSEKGNKLRLLVGIGIGAALILSLLVCALILWKKSRGKKEDLTFDLTMDDEFQKGSGPKRFGYNELRSATNKFSDPNKLGQGGFGSVYKGYLKNSNTNVAIKKISRESSQGIKEYATEVKIISQLRHRNLVQLIGWCHRKNDLLLIYEFMPNGSLDSHLYGGKSLLTWPTRYNIALSLASALLYLQEEWEQCVIHRDIKPSNIMLDSCFNAKLGDFGLARLVDHEKGSRTTLIAGTRGYIAPEYATSGKATKEADIYSFGVVLLEIASGKKPIIGLDSNKEDIITVVEWVWELYGMGKLLEAVDPKLCGEFDENQMESVLGVGLWCVHPDYKFRPCMRQVIQVLQFEAPLPILPEKMPVPTYLPPDIRAIFRSISPHFAIDTTEYCMGD, from the coding sequence ATGGCTTCATGGCATATTCATGTACCATCTCTCCTGTCGATAATTTTCTTTCTCCAAATGGCCCCTTTTGCAAACCCACTTTCATTTAACTTCACAAGCTTTAAGGATGGTGATGTTAATGTAGAAGAAGATGCTGCTGTTGTAAGAGAAGCTATCCAAATCACCTTGAACAGCATGGACCAAAACAACAACTACAGCGTTGGCCGTGTCACCAGCAAATCACTGATTCAGCTTTGGGACAAGAATTCTGGTCAGCTCACTGACTTCATTACcacattttcctttgttatttacTCACAAAAGTCTAGTTATGGAGATGGAATGGCTTTCTTCTTGGCTGATCCAAATCTCCCACTTCTGCATCATGTTACACAAGGTGGTGGCCTTGGCCTTGTAGATGGCAACAGAGTACTGAATTCAACTCAGCATTCATTCGTCGCCTTGGAGTTTGACACCTTCCACAATCCATGGGACCCTCAAGGTAATCATGTAGGCTTGAATTTCAACTCCATGAAATCTAATATAAGTAAGACATGGTTGGTGGATATTATGAAATGGAGAGTATATAATTGTAGCATTAAGTACAATTCAACCACTCTTAATTTAAgcgtttcgttcactcagtacacTGATAATTCTTCATCAGAGGATTATGTCTCATACAAGGTTGATCTGAGAGACCACTTGCCGGAGCACGTTATTGTTGGCTTCTCTGCTGCTACAGGGAGGTTGTTTGAGGTGAATACTCTCAAGTCTTGGTCATTCAGTTCAAGTTTGGATATTCTTGAGAATGTCAGAAATCCGATGACAGCACCGGCAGCATCACCAACTCCTAGTCCTGATTCTGAAAAGGGGAACAAGTTAAGACTGTTGGTGGGGATTGGAATTGGTGCAGCCTTGATTCTTAGTTTGTTAGTTTGCGCTTTAATATTGTGGAAGAAAAGTAGAGGGAAAAAAGAGGACTTAACTTTTGATCTGACCATGGATGATGAATTCCAAAAAGGCTCTGGACCAAAGAGGTTTGGCTACAATGAACTTCGAAGTGCAACTAACAAATTTTCAGATCCGAATAAGCTTGGTCAAGGTGGTTTTGGCAGCGTGTACAAAGGTTATCTGAAGAACTCAAACACCAATGTTGCCATCAAGAAGATTTCAAGAGAGTCTAGCCAAGGGATAAAGGAATATGCAACTGAAGTGAAGATCATTAGCCAACTGAGACATAGAAATCTAGTACAACTCATAGGTTGGTGCCACAGGAAGAATGATCTACTCCTCATATATGAGTTCATGCCAAATGGAAGCTTAGATTCACATTTATATGGCGGAAAAAGCCTCTTGACTTGGCCAACAAGGTACAACATAGCTCTGAGCCTGGCTTCAGCATTGCTTTACCTACAAGAAGAATGGGAACAATGTGTGATTCACAGGGACATCAAACCAAGCAACATAATGTTGGATTCATGCTTCAATGCAAAGCTTGGTGATTTCGGTCTGGCAAGGCTAGTGGATCATGAGAAAGGTTCAAGAACCACGCTAATCGCAGGAACAAGAGGCTACATTGCACCAGAATATGCTACTTCAGGAAAGGCTACCAAAGAAGCTGATATATACAGCTTTGGAGTTGTGCTATTGGAGATTGCAAGTGGAAAGAAACCAATTATTGGGCTAGATTCCAACAAGGAGGACATAATAACTGTTGTTGAGTGGGTCTGGGAGCTATATGGAATGGGAAAGTTGCTTGAAGCAGTGGACCCAAAGCTATGTGGAGAATTTGATGAGAATCAAATGGAGAGCGTGCTTGGAGTTGGACTTTGGTGTGTTCATCCAGATTACAAATTCAGGCCATGCATGAGGCAAGTCATCCAAGTTCTTCAATTTGAGGCTCCTTTACCAATTCTCCCAGAAAAGATGCCAGTGCCAACATATCTTCCTCCAGATATAAGAGCAATCTTTCGTTCAATTTCACCTCATTTTGCAATTGACACAACGGAATATTGCATGGGTGACTAG